A single region of the Chitinispirillum alkaliphilum genome encodes:
- a CDS encoding TPR Domain containing protein has protein sequence MTEMPQKPLKSFYAKAELIFALILISQLFYLLGYEINPIIRLVTTPLLAFLIGYFIYTDVKHSKKNIIPVVIITSAVLILFIILPIQKYGQVFSFLSVGVAISMFYSIALRILAYSIDKGTVDCNYNSTKKKLDLFLILPFTKRYRPYALYRRGLFSLNQKNLGEARKIHRKLLTHYPNYEWTYFFEGQILSNENKLSEAIDAYSKAIELNPKLYKTYISRGCTHSCLKNTEEAISDAKEAIKLNPSDPDGYILLISMLKQSGRSNEAYDEIQRAFYVVGNDYRLFSLRARLYIDTEDYASACKDLLTAEKLGADTDDIYFHLGYCLTFLGDTDKAIDYYSKALEKSPVHQFARLNRADLYAKNGSEEKFLEEYERLRELYPKFIEPDYRTGIHFFNKNDLVKAEEYFNRALDIDPDHLSSLQYRGCIRQKLSKLPGAQKDFEHALKVAPKDHYSMNELANVILDTEAHFQRALELAESAILLSENTPDYWDTKGDIFLKLDKKIEALSSFHKALSLIPEEEKKGDEKEFVIELEEKIKTIKCDLA, from the coding sequence ATGACAGAAATGCCTCAAAAGCCGCTGAAATCATTTTATGCTAAAGCTGAACTTATTTTCGCCCTAATTTTGATTTCCCAATTGTTTTATCTTCTTGGGTATGAAATAAATCCAATAATCAGATTGGTCACTACTCCCTTGCTGGCTTTTCTAATTGGGTATTTCATTTATACTGATGTAAAGCATAGTAAAAAAAACATAATTCCTGTTGTTATCATTACCAGCGCAGTTCTGATCTTATTTATAATTTTACCGATACAAAAATATGGTCAGGTATTTTCTTTCCTTTCAGTGGGAGTTGCAATAAGCATGTTCTATTCAATTGCACTTCGAATACTGGCTTACAGTATCGATAAAGGAACTGTTGATTGCAATTATAATTCTACAAAAAAGAAACTTGATCTGTTCCTCATACTTCCTTTTACAAAGAGATACAGACCCTATGCCCTGTATCGCAGAGGTCTCTTTTCTTTAAATCAGAAAAATTTAGGAGAAGCACGAAAGATTCACAGAAAATTACTCACTCATTATCCCAACTATGAATGGACCTACTTTTTCGAGGGTCAAATTTTGTCAAATGAGAACAAACTTTCAGAAGCAATTGATGCCTATTCGAAAGCAATTGAACTAAATCCCAAACTATATAAAACTTATATATCCCGTGGTTGCACCCACTCTTGCCTAAAGAACACAGAAGAAGCAATCAGTGATGCAAAAGAGGCTATAAAACTTAATCCTTCCGACCCTGATGGCTATATACTGCTTATATCAATGCTAAAACAATCAGGACGCAGTAACGAAGCATATGATGAAATACAGAGAGCATTTTATGTAGTAGGTAATGATTACCGGCTTTTCAGTTTGAGAGCAAGGCTTTATATTGACACCGAGGATTACGCCTCGGCCTGTAAGGATCTGCTTACAGCCGAAAAACTTGGTGCTGATACGGATGATATCTACTTTCATTTGGGTTACTGCCTGACATTTCTTGGTGATACAGATAAAGCTATAGATTACTATTCAAAAGCTTTGGAAAAATCCCCAGTACATCAATTTGCCCGCTTGAACCGTGCAGATCTGTATGCCAAAAATGGCTCTGAGGAAAAATTTTTGGAAGAGTATGAAAGATTAAGAGAGCTGTATCCAAAGTTCATAGAACCCGATTACAGAACCGGAATACACTTTTTTAACAAAAATGACTTGGTTAAAGCTGAAGAGTACTTTAACCGCGCACTGGATATCGACCCTGACCATTTAAGTTCACTTCAATATCGTGGTTGCATACGACAAAAATTATCTAAGCTTCCCGGTGCGCAAAAAGACTTTGAACACGCTCTTAAGGTCGCCCCGAAAGATCATTATTCAATGAATGAACTTGCAAATGTTATTCTTGATACAGAAGCGCATTTTCAAAGAGCTCTTGAGCTTGCCGAAAGTGCGATACTCTTATCAGAGAATACTCCAGATTATTGGGATACTAAGGGTGATATTTTTTTAAAGCTGGATAAAAAGATTGAAGCTCTAAGCAGTTTTCATAAGGCGCTTTCTTTGATCCCGGAAGAGGAAAAAAAGGGAGATGAAAAAGAGTTTGTAATTGAATTAGAGGAAAAGATTAAAACTATTAAGTGTGACCTGGCTTAA
- a CDS encoding Ferredoxin — protein sequence MNSEIYYFTGTGNSLHVAKELQKRMPDTKLIPIISVLKEGAVRTSAENVGFVFPIYMMDLPIPVKQFLNKVDTGSAQYIFAAATRVSTFYIADIHIEKALRKQNKKLDSFFVVNMAANSPCGLAPKSMPGFKKMINDWTNKITIEKVNLLEPAVQDRLQLVSQKVINRERHKDERSALQSFLKRTVSLIITPLNRANGIKPIIPYFADSTCNGCEKCERICPSGRVKMRDHKPEWQMNVPCYYCYACFNVCPEQAILIKRRYEKKEGRYLYPGIGVKEISGQKGSK from the coding sequence ATGAATTCTGAAATCTATTATTTCACCGGTACCGGTAATTCACTTCATGTTGCAAAGGAATTGCAGAAGAGAATGCCCGATACGAAGCTTATACCGATTATAAGCGTGTTGAAAGAAGGAGCTGTCAGGACGAGTGCTGAAAATGTTGGATTCGTGTTCCCCATATACATGATGGATCTTCCGATTCCTGTAAAGCAGTTCCTGAACAAAGTCGATACGGGTTCTGCACAGTATATTTTCGCTGCAGCCACAAGAGTCAGTACTTTCTATATAGCCGACATACATATTGAAAAAGCTTTGCGAAAACAGAATAAAAAACTTGATTCTTTTTTTGTTGTCAATATGGCTGCAAATTCACCATGTGGCCTGGCGCCAAAAAGTATGCCTGGTTTTAAAAAAATGATCAATGATTGGACAAATAAAATCACAATTGAAAAAGTAAATCTTCTCGAACCCGCTGTTCAGGATAGACTTCAGTTAGTGAGTCAAAAAGTTATAAATCGTGAAAGGCATAAAGATGAAAGATCTGCACTACAATCTTTTTTAAAACGCACAGTCAGTCTTATTATTACACCTTTAAACAGAGCAAACGGGATTAAACCAATTATACCCTACTTTGCCGATTCAACATGTAACGGGTGTGAAAAGTGTGAAAGAATTTGTCCATCAGGAAGAGTGAAAATGCGGGACCATAAACCTGAGTGGCAAATGAATGTACCCTGTTACTATTGTTACGCCTGTTTTAATGTTTGTCCAGAGCAGGCTATATTGATAAAACGCAGGTATGAGAAAAAAGAGGGTAGATATCTTTATCCCGGTATTGGTGTTAAGGAGATATCGGGGCAGAAAGGTAGTAAGTAG
- a CDS encoding Chromosome (plasmid) partitioning protein ParA: protein MKVISILNHKGGVGKTTFTGSTAQALALTGFRVLAIDNDSQHNLSSLLGVGTKSPNIYDFYTSERADAPKALLRSVRKTDINNLHIITSGKDLCDASANNPFQLRESMEQCRFERFYDFILIDNAPGMDLLQANAVNASHEIYVPTELRQFAVDGLREMEQVLGTRYPDGAKITRIIPNFYKDIKRHNTFIAVLNQLFPGRITSTFIPVDNVFDEVVTEGKILFLHRLYSKGAAVYLKLIEELFSLDDETIWEQVSGKRKEHISKEARERFYQRKGVVNNGNS, encoded by the coding sequence ATGAAAGTCATCTCCATTCTCAATCATAAAGGTGGGGTCGGTAAGACCACTTTTACAGGCAGCACCGCTCAGGCACTTGCCCTCACAGGGTTTCGGGTATTGGCTATTGACAATGACAGTCAGCACAACCTCTCTTCTCTTCTTGGGGTTGGTACCAAATCGCCCAATATATATGATTTTTATACCAGTGAACGGGCTGACGCACCAAAGGCGCTTTTAAGATCTGTGCGTAAGACAGATATAAACAATCTGCATATAATAACATCGGGAAAAGATCTCTGTGATGCTTCGGCTAATAATCCCTTCCAATTGAGGGAAAGTATGGAGCAATGCAGATTTGAAAGATTTTACGATTTTATTCTTATTGACAATGCCCCGGGAATGGATCTTCTGCAGGCCAACGCAGTCAACGCCAGCCATGAAATCTATGTCCCTACAGAACTGCGTCAGTTCGCAGTTGATGGCCTCCGGGAAATGGAGCAGGTACTTGGTACAAGGTATCCCGATGGTGCAAAGATAACCAGAATTATCCCAAATTTTTATAAGGATATCAAAAGGCATAATACATTCATAGCAGTTTTAAACCAGCTGTTTCCGGGCAGAATCACCTCTACATTCATTCCGGTTGACAATGTGTTTGACGAAGTCGTGACCGAGGGTAAAATCCTCTTTCTTCATCGGCTTTATTCAAAAGGTGCAGCCGTTTACCTCAAACTTATTGAAGAACTCTTCTCACTGGATGATGAAACAATATGGGAACAGGTTTCAGGCAAACGCAAAGAACATATAAGCAAGGAGGCCAGAGAGCGCTTCTATCAAAGGAAGGGAGTGGTCAACAATGGGAACAGTTGA